One Triplophysa dalaica isolate WHDGS20190420 chromosome 11, ASM1584641v1, whole genome shotgun sequence genomic window carries:
- the lingo2b gene encoding leucine-rich repeat and immunoglobulin-like domain-containing nogo receptor-interacting protein 2b: MLFSPFACAVGFSLLSLLLFQSPAHACPARCECSVPTRSVSCHRRKLVQVPEGIPIETRALDLSKNRLRIVTPQNFSSLLLLEELDLSNNLLASVEPNSFRAQPRLRVLRLRSNQLTLLPRGALAGLSELTLLDVSQNRLVILLDYGFEEQRRLRVLELSDNELVFIAPRAFSGLPSLRSLTLQRCNLSTVPTHALAHLHGLTSLRLRDLGIAELQAHAFKGLPRLKHLEVDRWPLLEGFPTSALQGLNLSTLYITHTNLTSVPVVTHLFYLTHLNLSYSRIRVLPAGWLRGMDRLEVVRVRQANLLSVEPQAFQGASSLRLVDLSYNRLSTLERAVFPASELLQSLLIGQNPLVCDCRLRWLLERNPPLLFGEVQPECSSPAPLAGKLLRDLAENLISRYVICTKPRVVSMATYPAQAEEGQRAWLYCSAEGAPPPSVSWLTPHRRHITTKSTGRVVVHGNGSLEFRMAEPQDSGMYVCVASNPAGNTTLSVTLAVKTSDIRDRALYANRSFLFDPDYNSSLVNSTAEFTIRVVLDFTTILVSTAMGCLSFLGVVLFCFLLLFAWSRGKGKHRGSVDIQYVPRKRKGANSELTETSGPRRVNMKMI; the protein is encoded by the coding sequence ATGCTGTTCTCTCCGTTCGCTTGTGCTGTGGGGTTCTCCCTCCTGTCACTCCTCCTGTTTCAGAGCCCCGCCCACGCCTGTCCTGCCCGCTGCGAGTGTTCTGTGCCCACCCGTTCCGTCTCATGCCATCGCAGAAAGCTGGTGCAGGTCCCTGAGGGCATCCCTATAGAGACAAGGGCGTTGGACCTCAGTAAAAACCGTCTACGGATTGTGACGCCCCAAAACTTCTCCTCGCTGCTTCTGCTGGAGGAGCTGGATCTCAGCAACAACCTATTGGCGTCCGTGGAGCCTAACAGCTTCCGCGCCCAGCCGCGGCTACGGGTGCTCCGACTGCGCAGCAACCAGCTGACCCTGCTGCCTCGAGGAGCGTTGGCCGGCCTCAGTGAGCTCACCCTGCTGGATGTCAGTCAGAACCGCCTTGTTATTCTGCTGGACTACGGCTTCGAGGAGCAGCGGAGGCTGCGTGTGCTGGAGCTAAGTGATAATGAGCTGGTGTTTATTGCCCCACGGGCGTTCAGCGGCCTGCCATCCCTGCGCTCTCTGACGCTGCAGCGCTGCAACTTGAGCACGGTGCCTACACACGCTCTCGCGCATCTACATGGCCTGACCAGCCTGCGTTTGCGTGACCTTGGCATCGCCGAGCTTCAGGCGCACGCTTTCAAGGGTCTTCCACGACTCAAACATCTGGAGGTGGACCGCTGGCCTCTGTTAGAAGGGTTTCCCACATCAGCTTTGCAGGGGCTGAACCTCAGCACGCTGTATATTACACACACCAACCTGACGTCGGTGCCGGTCGTGACGCACTTGTTTTATCTGACGCACCTCAACCTGTCGTACAGTCGTATACGGGTCCTGCCAGCCGGATGGTTGCGGGGAATGGACAGGCTGGAGGTTGTACGAGTGCGACAGGCCAACCTGCTCAGCGTGGAGCCTCAGGCCTTCCAAGGAGCCTCCTCGCTACGACTTGTCGACCTTTCATACAACCGCCTCTCCACGCTCGAAAGGGCCGTTTTTCCTGCTTCCGAGTTGCTGCAGAGTCTCCTGATTGGTCAGAATCCGTTAGTGTGCGACTGTCGCCTGCGTTGGCTGCTAGAGAGGAATCCACCTTTGCTCTTCGGGGAGGTTCAACCCGAATGTAGTTCGCCCGCCCCCCTGGCTGGGAAACTCCTAAGGGACCTGGCGGAAAATCTTATCTCTCGATATGTTATCTGCACCAAGCCCAGGGTCGTCTCCATGGCAACATATCCGGCACAGGCGGAAGAAGGACAGAGAGCTTGGCTGTACTGCAGTGCGGAGGGCGCACCACCTCCCTCGGTCTCATGGCTTACACCGCACAGACGACACATTACCACAAAGAGTACTGGCAGAGTCGTCGTCCACGGCAACGGCTCACTCGAGTTTCGCATGGCAGAGCCACAGGATAGCGGCATGTATGTGTGCGTGGCATCCAACCCGGCCGGAAACACTACTCTGTCTGTAACTCTCGCAGTGAAAACTTCTGACATCAGAGACAGAGCGCTTTATGCCAACCGCAGCTTCCTTTTTGACCCCGACTACAACAGTTCTCTGGTTAACAGCACTGCAGAGTTCACCATCAGGGTGGTGTTGGACTTCACCACCATCCTGGTCTCCACGGCAATGGGCTGCCTCAGCTTCCTGGGTGTCGTTTTGTTCTGTTTCCTGTTGTTGTTCGCGTGGAGCCGGGGCAAAGGGAAGCACAGAGGAAGCGTGGATATTCAGTACGTTCCACGGAAGCGGAAAGGAGCAAATTCTGAACTTACAGAAACGAGCGGGCCCAGACGAGTCAACATGAAGATGATCTAA
- the c9orf72 gene encoding guanine nucleotide exchange factor C9orf72 homolog: MSAACPPQSPAVAKTEVLVDDWCPMLAATFAYWDNILGPRVRHIWAPRGQGFSLLCDGEVTFLANHTLNGEILRSAECGAVDVKFFVLAEKGVIIVSLIFDGELKGDKNTCALSIILPQSELSFYLPLHSVCVERLKHIIRKGRICMQKGYNIISVLSSEIVPIMELLTSMKKHSVPEEVDIKDTVLNDDDIGDSCHEDFLHKAISSHLQTCGCSMVVGSNPEKVNKIVLTLCLFLTPAERKCSRLCHPDGLFKYDTGLFVQGLLKDSTGSFVLPYRQVLYSPYPTTHIDVDINTVKQMPPCHEHMYHQRRYMRSELSALWRAASEDDISPDNLINAQDSFTPDLNIFQDVMHRDTLVKSFIDEVFLLKPGLSLRSVYLSHFLLLLNRKALTLLRYIEDETQKGKKTFRSLRNLKTDLDLTVEGDLNIILAMAEKLRAGLHSFVFGKSFLTSMQERDLLMSF, encoded by the exons ATGTCTGCAGCCTGTCCTCCGCAATCTCCCGCTGTGGCTAAGACTGAGGTGCTGGTTGATGATTGGTGTCCCATGCTGGCCGCCACCTTCGCCTACTGGGACAACATCCTGGGACCCCGCGTACGGCACATCTGGGCCCCCAGAGGTCAGGGATTTTCGCTGCTTTGTGACGGAGAGGTCACGTTTTTAGCCAATCACACTCTCAACGGGGAGATTTTGCGAAGCGCCGAGTGCGGTGCGGTGGACGTGAAGTTTTTCGTTCTGGCAGAAAAGGGAGTCATCATCGTCTCGCTCATCTTTGATGGAGAACTCAAAGGGGATAAGAACACTTGTGCTCTGTCGATCATTTTACCGCAGTCAGAGCTAAGCTTCTATCTGCCTcttcacagtgtgtgtgtggaaagaCTCAAACACATCATCCGCAAGGGACGCATCTGCATGCAAAAG GGTTACAACATCATCTCTGTGTTGTCATCTGAGATCGTTCCCATAATGGAGCTTCTCACCTCCATGAAGAAACACAGTGTACCTGAGGAGGTGGAT ATAAAGGACACTGTGCTCAATGATGATGATATCGGGGACAGCTGTCACGAAGACTTTTTGCACAA GGCTATCAGCTCTCATCTTCAGACCTGCGGCTGTTCCATGGTGGTTGGCAGCAATCCTGAGAAAGTCAACAAG ATTGTGCTCACGCTGTGTTTGTTCCTCACCCCTGCCGAGAGAAAGTGTTCTCGACTGTGTCATCCGGACGGCTTGTTTAAATACGACACTGGCCTGTTTGTTCAGGGTCTCCTCAAG GACTCCACAGGGAGTTTTGTGTTGCCATACCGCCAGGTGCTCTACTCCCCCTACCCCACCACCCACATCGATGTGGACATTAACACGGTGAAGCAGATGCCCCCCTGCCACGAGCACATGTACCATCAGCGACGCTACATGCGCTCAGAGCTCAGTGCACTCTGGAGGGCCGCCAGCGAGGATGACATCAGTCCAGACAACCTCATCAACGCCCAGGACTCCTTTACCCCAGACCT GAATATATTTCAGGACGTGATGCATAGAGATACTCTCGTGAAGTCGTTCATAGATGAG GTGTTCCTGTTAAAACCAGGTCTGTCTCTACGGAGTGTGTACTTGTCCCACTTCCTTCTTCTGCTAAACAGGAAGGCCCTGACACTGCTCAGATATATTGAGGATGAGAC GCAGAAGGGGAAGAAAACTTTCAGATCTCTACGCAATCTGAAAACTGATTTGGACTTAACCGTGGAGGGCGATTTAAACATCATCTTGGCAATGGCGGAGAAGCTACGGGCAGGTCTTCACTCGTTTGTTTTTGGGAAGTCTTTCCTGACCAGCATGCAAGAGCGTGACCTCCTCATGAGCTTCTGA